A stretch of Halococcus sediminicola DNA encodes these proteins:
- a CDS encoding RNA-guided endonuclease InsQ/TnpB family protein has product MSDSDAESLHATFEEFRFAANCVVSRSRKENGYIETSKSCLHERTYDEVRERTDDLHANLVQAARSRAADALKAVVERWKDGDKASLPTFTSDFADYDNRSATLHDDWASLATPDGRVEAEYVLPPETDGTPFDKYVESDKYSVNGATLHYRNGSFYLHLRAKTEMDDAEPAEHPSVLGVDLGIENLAVTSTARFWSGGLLNHRRDAYERLRGNLQQTGTESAHWTIKGIGQRFSQWSEDLLHTVSKELVQEAIEHECSIIAFENLTGIRERISNASKFQQGAFNQLFEYVEYKAEPFGIDMVEVNPAYTSQRCSACGHTAEGNRPNGDDEFCCGNCGYEVHADYNAAKNVAWKHVRAGQKSRSGRANRQLALKSGTVNANGEYSPADAVSARAGVHR; this is encoded by the coding sequence GTGAGCGACAGTGACGCCGAATCCCTCCATGCGACGTTCGAGGAGTTTCGCTTCGCTGCCAACTGTGTCGTCAGCCGTTCCCGTAAGGAGAACGGTTACATCGAGACGAGCAAGTCATGCCTTCACGAACGCACCTATGACGAAGTGCGAGAACGAACAGACGACTTGCACGCAAACCTCGTCCAAGCCGCCCGCTCGCGGGCGGCTGACGCCCTGAAAGCTGTTGTCGAACGCTGGAAGGATGGCGACAAAGCGTCCTTGCCCACGTTCACCAGCGATTTTGCCGACTACGACAACCGCAGTGCGACGCTTCACGACGACTGGGCGTCGCTTGCAACCCCGGACGGTAGAGTCGAAGCGGAGTACGTCCTGCCACCCGAGACGGACGGCACACCGTTCGACAAATACGTTGAATCCGACAAGTATTCGGTCAATGGCGCAACGCTTCACTACCGCAACGGCTCGTTTTACCTCCACCTCCGCGCAAAGACGGAGATGGACGATGCCGAACCCGCCGAGCACCCTTCGGTCCTCGGCGTGGATCTCGGTATCGAGAATCTGGCGGTCACTTCGACCGCCAGATTTTGGTCGGGCGGTCTTTTGAATCACCGCCGCGATGCCTACGAGCGGCTACGTGGAAACCTGCAACAGACCGGAACCGAATCGGCACACTGGACCATCAAGGGCATCGGTCAACGATTCTCTCAATGGTCGGAAGACCTCTTGCACACCGTCTCGAAAGAGTTGGTTCAAGAGGCTATTGAACATGAGTGTTCAATAATCGCCTTCGAGAATCTGACGGGTATTCGAGAGCGCATCTCGAACGCCTCGAAGTTTCAGCAGGGGGCATTCAACCAGTTGTTCGAGTACGTTGAGTACAAGGCTGAACCGTTCGGTATCGACATGGTAGAGGTGAACCCGGCGTACACGAGTCAGCGGTGTTCCGCGTGCGGACACACCGCTGAGGGGAATCGCCCGAACGGTGACGATGAGTTTTGCTGTGGGAACTGTGGGTACGAGGTTCACGCCGATTACAACGCGGCGAAGAACGTTGCATGGAAACACGTCCGGGCCGGGCAAAAGTCTCGGTCTGGACGGGCCAATCGTCAGCTGGCCCTAAAATCGGGGACAGTGAACGCGAACGGTGAATATTCACCTGCCGACGCTGTGTCGGCCAGAGCGGGAGTCCACCGATAA
- a CDS encoding integral membrane transporter, translating to MPNQLNVAVYALLPRVNSWVSALGELWYEIVVPLAKLGTGSYLPPVAAVFLGTGLSVAATGRHGAIRGLRIGGIATLGIVLLYVLVGGIVLVVGQWVRPYLTSLQLLVGPLFVALGIAYYRGISPLQAIELPERGKISDSEFFTFGLLYGVGSLVCNLPVFLGVVLSSFFTGSFLSGLAVFAAFAAGVGTLMIGLSVVASLTEGSLSLGRYAAPVRSVCSAAFVLIGLYVTWYTLRSLGHLSAGEIIG from the coding sequence ATGCCGAATCAACTGAATGTGGCGGTGTACGCGCTCCTCCCACGAGTAAACTCGTGGGTTTCCGCGCTGGGAGAGCTATGGTACGAGATCGTCGTCCCGCTGGCGAAACTCGGTACCGGGAGCTATCTCCCGCCGGTAGCGGCTGTGTTCCTCGGCACGGGACTGTCGGTCGCCGCGACCGGTCGCCACGGCGCGATCCGTGGGCTCCGCATCGGCGGAATCGCCACCCTCGGCATCGTCTTGCTGTACGTGCTCGTCGGCGGGATCGTGCTCGTCGTCGGCCAGTGGGTACGCCCGTATCTCACGTCGCTCCAGCTGCTCGTCGGCCCGTTGTTTGTCGCCCTCGGCATCGCCTACTATCGGGGTATCTCGCCGTTGCAGGCCATCGAACTCCCCGAGCGCGGCAAGATATCCGACTCGGAGTTCTTCACCTTCGGCCTGCTCTACGGTGTCGGAAGTCTCGTCTGCAACCTCCCGGTGTTCCTCGGCGTCGTGCTCTCGTCGTTTTTTACGGGGAGTTTCCTCTCGGGACTGGCGGTCTTCGCCGCCTTCGCTGCCGGGGTGGGCACGCTGATGATCGGTCTGAGTGTTGTCGCGAGCCTCACTGAGGGATCGCTCTCGCTCGGGCGCTACGCCGCCCCGGTCCGATCGGTTTGCAGTGCTGCGTTCGTGCTCATCGGACTGTACGTGACGTGGTACACGCTCCGCTCTCTCGGCCATCTATCTGCCGGTGAAATCATTGGATAG
- a CDS encoding DUF7260 family protein has protein sequence MTTRFVPTHVRSAIGIVATDRERTVSERRAFTSFIDRLSDFSVESIDSNTSLDCSTPVQIVLEQTQSSHSESDQLARVRELYRETVMGVEHYSDEYGDSFDESIVEEFGSETAAAILNSDQLTPQLRDRLIEAGNRARESRHALLQGLENEHNALQSADEALTELGADLDDVLSAHSFQTWPDEELATVRKDLHARERECDRLAVDRQSTLHEQRVPSTHHIGLEFTEYLYRSLPVTFPVLADIASLTETLRTARQNVDHALASETNGCTHSPFI, from the coding sequence ATGACTACACGTTTCGTTCCGACCCATGTCCGGTCTGCAATAGGCATCGTCGCGACTGATCGAGAGCGCACAGTGAGCGAACGTAGAGCGTTTACGAGCTTCATCGACCGACTCTCGGACTTCTCAGTGGAGAGCATCGATTCGAATACGAGCTTAGATTGCTCCACACCCGTCCAGATAGTACTCGAGCAGACCCAGTCATCACACTCGGAATCAGATCAACTCGCACGTGTGCGCGAGCTGTATCGAGAGACTGTCATGGGAGTCGAGCATTATTCTGACGAGTACGGTGATTCGTTCGATGAGAGCATTGTCGAAGAATTTGGATCCGAAACCGCTGCTGCAATACTCAACAGTGACCAACTCACGCCACAACTCCGCGACCGACTCATCGAAGCCGGTAACCGAGCACGCGAGAGTCGTCACGCATTACTCCAGGGTCTCGAGAACGAGCATAACGCCCTCCAGAGTGCCGATGAAGCTCTCACCGAGTTAGGTGCTGATCTCGATGACGTACTTTCGGCACACTCGTTCCAGACGTGGCCGGACGAAGAGCTTGCGACTGTCCGAAAGGACCTCCATGCACGAGAACGCGAATGCGACCGGTTGGCTGTCGACCGTCAGAGTACTCTTCACGAACAGCGCGTTCCCAGTACTCATCACATCGGCCTCGAATTCACGGAATATCTATATCGATCGCTGCCAGTAACTTTTCCCGTATTAGCCGATATCGCCAGCCTAACCGAAACGCTTCGTACTGCCCGTCAGAACGTTGATCACGCGCTTGCTTCAGAAACGAACGGTTGTACACACTCTCCATTCATCTGA
- a CDS encoding DUF4013 domain-containing protein — MLSAAINYPRESDHVLKTVLIGGVLSLLSVLIVPAFILGGYGIRVLRHTTLGDDELPQFDDWGKLAVDGLKGFAIAIGYLFAPIVLFGLSLAVFSGTLQMVGIIVSAIAYLAAAYSLPAATTVFAREERVGAAFKLDNLRPVLTSRRYVSGWLRAILVSFAAGLVMGVIGLVPILGAIAGLFVGFYMNLVISHLFGHAVADAERLAVPREEQPATRPVA; from the coding sequence ATGCTATCAGCAGCAATCAACTATCCGCGAGAGAGCGACCACGTACTAAAAACCGTCCTGATCGGCGGCGTGCTGAGTCTGCTCAGCGTTCTCATTGTTCCTGCCTTCATTCTTGGAGGCTACGGGATCCGCGTGCTTCGACACACGACGCTGGGCGATGACGAACTTCCCCAGTTCGACGACTGGGGAAAACTCGCAGTCGATGGCCTCAAAGGATTCGCCATCGCGATTGGATATCTCTTCGCCCCGATCGTCCTGTTCGGGCTCAGCCTTGCTGTGTTCTCGGGCACTCTGCAGATGGTCGGCATCATCGTGAGTGCCATTGCGTATCTGGCAGCGGCCTACAGCCTCCCTGCTGCGACTACCGTGTTCGCACGCGAGGAACGTGTCGGTGCCGCTTTCAAGCTGGACAACCTCCGACCGGTTCTCACCAGCCGGCGCTACGTCAGTGGTTGGCTTCGTGCCATCCTCGTGAGCTTTGCCGCAGGTCTCGTCATGGGTGTGATCGGTCTCGTGCCGATCCTCGGAGCCATCGCTGGTCTGTTCGTTGGGTTCTACATGAACCTCGTGATCTCCCATCTCTTCGGCCATGCAGTCGCTGATGCCGAGAGACTAGCTGTTCCACGCGAAGAACAACCCGCAACCCGTCCTGTCGCCTAA